In one Nicotiana tomentosiformis chromosome 6, ASM39032v3, whole genome shotgun sequence genomic region, the following are encoded:
- the LOC104085767 gene encoding FRIGIDA-like protein 3 has translation MEDTESVATLMDSTTSKIQQLQKAFAELESHRAVTLNLQWKQLEEHFHGLQKSLKRRFNELEDQEKEFETKIFQSREMLEKHQAAVIAKEQASLERLQEKRDTAVSAIAIALEKHRKPCSVEPAVISCEVQDGPSILEEKPDDFIEIGHVIEDTGKPSQGGGVEVKSYPELVKLCQNMDSEGLHKFISDNRKNLAALREEIPLALRAAINPASLVLDSLKGFYNSDVSISEAKKDANLLGLRRTCIMLLECLSTSLNTLEKNSISSIISENVKERAKGIAEEWNPKLDELDIDASNGNSLEAHAFLQLLATFSINSNFNQENLSKLIPMVSRRRQTADLCRSLGLSDRMPGVIDVLIYNGRHIDAVNLAFAFELTQQFPPVSLLKSYLNEASKASIPLNSGNASPTVQNDVNEKELTALKAVLKCVEDHKLEEQYPVDPLQKRVLQLEKAKADKKKATEVAKPQSKRPRPNGVGNGPRVNNVVTDKNFYPRMTERCPQSVYDRPYAHPGPTSTHVPLFMGAAVYNFSPGYDFFGNGYHYQAPYLH, from the exons ATGGAAGATACAGAGTCAGTCGCAACATTGATGGACTCTACAACATCCAAGATACAGCAACTACAGAAAGCATTCGCTGAGTTGGAAAGTCACCGTGCTGTTACTCTCAACCTGCAGTGGAAGCAACTTGAAGAGCACTTTCATGGGCTTCAGAAGTCCTTGAAGAGGCGTTTCAATGAACTGGAAGACCAAGAGAAGGAGTTTGAGACAAAAATTTTCCAATCTAGGGAGATGTTGGAGAAGCATCAAGCAGCTGTTATTGCTAAAGAGCAAGCTTCACTTGAGAGGCTCCAGGAGAAAAGAGATACAGCAGTTTCCGCCATTGCTATTGCTCTTGAGAAGCATAGGAAGCCTTGCTCCGTAGAACCTGCTGTCATTAGTTGTGAGGTTCAAGATGGGCCATCTATTCTAGAAGAAAAGCCTGATGATTTCATAGAGATTGGGCATGTTATAGAGGATACTGGAAAACCTTCTCAGGGTGGTGGTGTGGAAGTTAAGTCTTATCCAGAGCTAGTGAAGCTGTGCCAAAATATGGATTCTGAAGGCCTTCACAAATTCATATCAGACAACCGTAAAAACCTGGCAGCTCTTAGGGAGGAGATTCCACTTGCTTTAAGAGCTGCAATCAATCCTGCCTCTCTGGTTCTGGACTCACTAAAGGGGTTTTACAACTCAGATGTGTCAATTTCTGAGGCTAAAAAAGATGCTAATCTTTTGGGTTTGCGGCGAACTTGTATTATGCTACTGGAATGCCTTAGTACTTCATTAAACACCTTGGAAAAGAATTCTATTTCAAGTATAATATCAGAAAATGTAAAAGAACGTGCAAAAGGTATCGCTGAGGAGTGGAACCCGAAGTTAGATGAACTTGACATTGATGCAAGTAATGGAAATTCTTTGGAGGCTCATGCATTCTTACAGCTACTTGCTACTTTTAGTATTAATTCCAATTTTAACCAGGAGAACTTATCCAAGCTGATACCGATGGTTTCACGTCGTCGTCAAACAGCTGATCTCTGTCGTTCCCTTGGATTATCTGACAGAATGCCAG GTGTTATTGATGTGTTGATATATAATGGAAGACATATTGATGCTGTTAATCTAGCTTTTGCATTTGAGCTGACACAGCAGTTTCCGCCTGTTTCTCTATTGAAATCCTACTTGAATGAAGCTAGCAAAGCATCTATACCTCTCAATTCTGGAAATGCATCACCTACTGTGCAG AATGATGTCAACGAGAAAGAGTTGACTGCACTAAAGGCCGTGTTAAAATGTGTCGAAGACCATAAGCTTGAGGAGCAATACCCTGTGGACCCCCTTCAGAAAAGGGTTCTTCAGCTGGAGAAAGCAAAGGCAGACAAGAAAAAGGCAACTGAAGTTGCGAAACCTCAATCTAAAAGGCCTCGTCCCAATGGTGTCGGAAATGGCCCCCGAGTAAATAATGTTGTCACAGACAAGAACTTCTATCCCAGAATGACTGAGAGGTGCCCGCAATCCGTTTATGACAGACCATATGCTCACCCTGGACCGACCAGCACCCATGTTCCTTTATTCATGGGTGCTGCTGTTTACAACTTTTCTCCTGGCTATGACTTCTTTGGAAATGGCTACCATTACCAGGCTCCTTACCTGCACTGA
- the LOC104085768 gene encoding photosystem I reaction center subunit XI, chloroplastic-like, translated as MATAASPMASQLKSSFASSLTRGSGLVTPKGISGAPFKIFPSTRKSCFTIKAVQTDKPTYQVIQPLNGDPFIGSLETPVTSSPLIAWYLSNLPAYRTAVNPLLRGVEVGLAHGFLLVGPFVKAGPLRNTEYAGGAGSLAAAGLVVILSICLTIYGISSFKEGEASTAPALTLTGREKVPDQLQTAEGWSKFTGGFFFGGISGVTWAYFLLYVLDLPYYVK; from the exons ATGGCAACTGCTGCTTCCCCAATGGCAAGCCAGCTCAAGAGCAGCTTTGCTTCTTCTTTAACAAGAGGCAGTGGACTTGTCACTCCCAAAGGCATTTCTGGTGCTCCTTTTAAGATCTTTCCTTCAACTAGAAAGTCTTGCTTTACTATCAAAGCTGTCCAAACTGACAAA CCCACTTACCAAGTGATTCAGCCCTTAAATGGTGACCCTTTCATTGGAAGTCTTGAAACTCCAGTGACCTCAAGCCCATTAATTGCTTGGTACTTGTCCAACTTACCAGCCTACCGGACCGCTGTGAACCCACTTCTCAGAGGAGTTGAAGTGGGCTTGGCCCATGGATTCCTACTTGTTGGCCCATTTGTAAAAGCTGGTCCATTAAGAAACACTGAATATGCAG GGGGAGCTGGTTCTTTGGCAGCAGCAGGACTTGTAGTAATTCTTAGCATATGTTTGACTATTTATGGAATATCATCATTCAAAGAAGGAGAGGCATCAACAGCACCAGCATTAACATTGACTGGGAGGGAAAAAGTGCCAGACCAATTGCAAACTGCAGAGGGATGGTCAAAGTTCACAGGTGGATTCTTTTTTGGTGGAATTTCTGGTGTTACTTGGGCTTATTTCCTCCTTTATGTTCTTGATCTTCCTTACTATGTTAAGTAG